In one window of Macadamia integrifolia cultivar HAES 741 chromosome 2, SCU_Mint_v3, whole genome shotgun sequence DNA:
- the LOC122091717 gene encoding TIR-only protein-like, whose amino-acid sequence MSLPPPFDIFINHRGMDMKRNIAALLYDRFVHLNLHPFLDYKTMKLGDKLEEVIETAIRDCTVGVAIFSPNYCTSENCLKELALMMECKKKVIPIFYDVNPSDLVLVDDGIYPTKQLHRFRLALQLAKGRLGISFNSSNGDWSDLLERVSNRVVETLTELDQCQ is encoded by the exons ATGTCGCTGCCTCCACCTTTTGACATCTTCATAAACCACCGTGGGATGGACATGAAGCGCAACATTGCTGCCTTGCTTTATGATCGTTTCGTCCACCTAAATCTCCATCCCTTTTTGGACTATAAGACCATGAAGCTTGGGGACAAACTCGAGGAGGTCATTGAAACTGCTATAAGGGACTGTACGGTTGGGGTAGCCATCTTCTCTCCAAATTACTGCACTTCAGAAAACTGTCTCAAGGAATTGGCTCTGATGATGGAATGCAAGAAGAAGGTCATTCCCATCTTCTATGATGTCAATCCCTCTGATCTTGTGCTTGTAGACGATGGAATCTATCCGACCAAGCAGCTGCATAGGTTTAGACTGGCGCTTCAGCTGGCGAAGGGTAGGCTGGGCATCTCTTTTAATTCGTCCAATGG GGATTGGTCTGATCTGCTGGAAAGAGTTTCGAACAGGGTCGTGGAAACCTTAACGGAATTGGACCAGTGTCAATAA